The sequence CTTGAGCCTCGCCACGCTCGCTGCGTTGGCCCTCGTGAATGCGGTGACGCTCGCCATCATGATCGACCGGCTCGTCGAGGGGATCGACGTCGCCGCCGGCCCACTGTTACGGGCTGGGCTCGCGGTCTGGATCACCAACACGATCGTGTTCGGGCTGGCCTACTGGGAGTTCGACCGTGGCGGGCCGGGCCGCCGTAGCGAGGGCATCGCGGAGTACCCCGACTTCTCGTTTCCGCAGATGCAGGACCCGGACCTCGCGCCGAAGGACTGGGAACCGGAGTTCGTCGATTACCTGTACGTGAGCTTCACCAATGCCACAGCGTTCAGCCCGACCGACACGATGCCGATGACGCGGTGGGCGAAGCTCATGATGTTGGTGCAGTCGGTGATCTCGCTGTTGACGGTGGCGCTCGTCATCGCCCGCGCTGTCAACGTTTTCGGCCGCTGAGGGAACGGGGTGGCCGACTGGGGTGAGGGAGCCTCGATCCGTGGCGTCGCTACGGTGTCCTCCATGGCACAAGATATGTCGCTCGATCCAGATGGCGGCGAACGGAAGACGACGGCGCTGCGTTCCCTCTTGGTAGCCGGTGAGACAAGCGGTGAGCCAGCGCCGTTCGACCTCGAGAGGTTCGTTGCCCTCAAACGAGCGACTGCCCGCGGTGAGGACACCGCGGACAGCCACCCGGATTGACGAGAACCGCCGGATCAGCCGCGGAGCTCGGCGATACGAGCTTCGATGCGGGCGCCGTAGTCGGGATCGGCGGCTCGGAAGTACGACACCGACCGCTCGATGATTCCGCGGGCATCCGCGGCGTCGATCTGGGCGAGGGTGGAGGCGATGTTGTCGACGAGGCGGGCCTTCGCGTCCTCGTCGATCAACCGGTACAGGTCACCGGCCTGGGTGAAGTAGTCGGTCTCGCGCTGTTCCCATTCGTAGCTGCCGGTCGCTCCGTCGGAATCGATCCCGGCATACAAAGCGACGTTGCTTTGCGCCGGTCCGTCGAAGCTGTTCGGCTCGTAGTTCCTCGACCGACCACCGTTGGTGCCCAACGCCATCAGCCCGTCACGGCCGTAGTTCTGCGCGGTCGTGGCGTGCGGTGCGTTGACCGGCAGTTGCGTGTGGTTGATGCCGAGGCGGTAGCGATGTGCGTCGCCGTAGGCGAACAGTCGGCCCTGCAACATGCGGTCGGGGGACGGTCCGATTCCCGGCACGAACGAGCCAGGGTCGAATCCGGCTTGTTCCACTTCGCCGAAGAAGTTGTCGGCGTTGCGGTTGAGTTCCAACTTTCCGACCTCGACGAGGGGGAAGTCGGCGTAGTTCCAGACCTTGGTGACGTCGAAGGGGTTGATGCGATAGCGCTTCGCGTCGGCGTCGCTCATGAACTGC comes from Microthrixaceae bacterium and encodes:
- a CDS encoding DUF1345 domain-containing protein; this encodes MSDEPAWRARTRGESRWAASSALIVAAAAQAALPTDYPSVLRWGSPVLIAVLLVISLVVNPNRIDAHSTTFRALSLATLAALALVNAVTLAIMIDRLVEGIDVAAGPLLRAGLAVWITNTIVFGLAYWEFDRGGPGRRSEGIAEYPDFSFPQMQDPDLAPKDWEPEFVDYLYVSFTNATAFSPTDTMPMTRWAKLMMLVQSVISLLTVALVIARAVNVFGR